One genomic window of Sebastes umbrosus isolate fSebUmb1 chromosome 15, fSebUmb1.pri, whole genome shotgun sequence includes the following:
- the kifc1 gene encoding kinesin-like protein KIFC1: protein MSRLPVSASKRVLTTSSSSSENGQDYAPVQKKIRRDPDPVKPQAAATIIGGRQPAVAATRAPVSRPVRGVGAATVAVGPSRGVLKQSIASTAPKGGNMKQTVAPTGTKAGVGGATKRCAWDLKGKVNDMEGKIRNYQTKVKSVNQENEVLRDTMVQSKTRVVEMETNLERQRRQISEYEEELQALSGVRNELEKVSSEKSTLEKELSNLEGKYKVMETLRDSQETELQTLKMKLAVQESTLARLQVTLRDTEEEVRSLSDTVVQQKDELHAGEMERRQLHNSIQELKGNIRVFCRVRPQVEGGLSKHIQLLTSDNKAITLAKTEESHTGKTAETQKNYNFSFDRVFGPQALQQEVFEEISLLVQSALDGYNVCCFAYGQTGSGKTYTMEGDEYDECRGVIPRAVKQIFRAAEKLGAQGWEFSFTASFVEIYNETLRDLLYTGKASKRPEHEIRKATNNEVTITNLTYEKVCNEDQVLGLIMLANQNRSTAQTAQNDRSSRSHSVFQLDIEGVNVGRDVKCKSTLCLVDLAGSERMLKSQSQGDRFKEMTAINGSLSNLGIVISALANKESYVPYRNSKLTYLLQGCLGGNSKTLMFVNIAPEPDSFGETLNSLRFASKVNDCVIGTASANKK from the exons ATGTCTCGCTTGCCAGTTAGTGCAAGCAAGAGGGTCCttacaaccagcagcagcagctcagagaatGGCCAAGACTATGCACCTGTTCAG aAGAAGATTCGCAGGGACCCAGATCCCGTCAAACCACAGGCAGCAGCTACAATCATTGGTGGCAGGCAGCCTGCTGTTGCAGCAACCAGGGCACCTGTTT CTAGACCAGTCAGAGGTGTGGGAGCTGCCACCGTGGCTGTCGGTCCTTCCAGAG GTGTCCTGAAACAATCTATAGCTTCAACTGCACCAAAGGGAGGCAACATGAAACAAACTGTTGCACCCACTGGCACAAAAGCAG GTGTGGGCGGGGCCACCAAGCGGTGCGCATGGGATCTGAAGGGCAAGGTCAACGACATGGAGGGTAAGATCCGTAACTACCAGACCAAGGTCAAATCTGTCAACCAGGAGAACGAGGTTCTGAGAGACACGATGGTCCAGAGCAAAACAAGAGTGGTTGAAATGGAGACAAATCTTGAGAGGCAGAGGCGCCAGATCAG TGAGTACGAGGAGGAGCTGCAGGCATTGTCAGGAGTCCGGAATGAGTTGGAGAAAGTGTCTAGTGAGAAGAGCACTCTTGAAAAGGAGCTCTCCAACTTAGAGGGCAAATACAAGGTCATGGAGACTCTCCGGGACAGCCAAGAGACGGAGCTGCAAACTCTCAAG ATGAAGCTTGCCGTACAGGAGTCAACTCTGGCCCGTCTGCAGGTGACCCTCAGAGACACCGAGGAAGAGGTCCGCTCTCTCAGCGACACTGTGGTCCAGCAGAAGGATGAGCTGCATGCCGGGGAGATGGAGCGCAGACAGCTCCACAATTCCATCCAGGAGCTCAAG GGCAATATCAGGGTCTTTTGCAGAGTGCGCCCCCAGGTGGAGGGAGGCCTCAGCAAGCACATTCAGCTCCTGACCAGCGACAACAAGGCGATCACACTGGCCAAAACAGAAGAG TCCCACACAGGCAAAACTGCTGAGACTCAGAAGAATTACAACTTCAGTTTTGACCGGGTGTTTGGCCCCCAGGCTTTACAACAAGAG GTCTTCGAAGAGATCTCGCTGCTGGTGCAGTCGGCATTGGACGGCTACAACGTCTGCTGCTTTGCTTATGGCCAGACAGGAAGCGGAAAGACGTACACCATGGAGGGAGACGAGTATGATGAGTGCAGAGGTGTAATTCCCAGAGCCGTGAAGCAAATcttcagagcagcagagaaacTGGGAGCACAAGGCTGGGAG TTCTCCTTCACAGCGAGCTTTGTCGAAATTTACAATGAGACCCTGCGAGACCTCCTGTACACTGGCAAGGCCAGCAAGAGGCCCGAGCATGAGATCCGCAAGGCCACCAATAACGAGGTGACAATCACCAACCTCACATACGAGAAGGTCTGCAACGAGGATCAG GTTCTCGGCCTGATCATGTTGGCGAATCAGAATCGCTCCACAGCCCAGACAGCCCAGAATGACCGCTCCTCTCGCTCCCATTCAGTGTTCCAGCTGGACATCGAGGGAGTGAATGTTGGCAGGGATGTCAAATGCAAGT cCACTCTGTGCCTGGTGGACTTGGCCGGCAGTGAGCGCATGCTGAAGAGTCAGTCTCAGGGTGACCGCTTTAAGGAGATGACTGCCATCAACGGCTCCCTCTCCAACCTGGGCATAGTCATCTCCGCACTGGCCAACAAG GAGAGCTATGTTCCCTACAGAAACTCTAAGCTGACCTACCTGCTTCAGGGATGCTTGGGAGGAAATAGCAAAAC GCTGATGTTTGTGAACATCGCCCCAGAGCCAGACAGCTTTGGGGAAACCCTAAACTCCTTGAGGTTTGCCAGCAAG GTGAACGACTGTGTCATTGGTACCGCAAGCGCCAACAAGAAATAG